A region of Streptomyces cinnamoneus DNA encodes the following proteins:
- a CDS encoding MerR family transcriptional regulator, translating into MRIGELSRRTGVSTRLLRYYEEQGLLKAERDANGYRRYGPAAVERVVRIRELLAGGLTTEAIRDLLPCAQGGPGLMPCDHSAQVLGDQLSRVDEQMAELRRKREALMCVTEAMETRRRQDEALALAALGPA; encoded by the coding sequence ATGCGCATAGGAGAGCTCTCGCGACGGACGGGCGTCAGCACCCGGCTCCTGCGCTATTACGAGGAGCAGGGCCTGCTGAAGGCCGAGCGGGACGCCAACGGCTACCGCCGTTACGGCCCCGCCGCCGTCGAGCGCGTCGTGCGCATCCGCGAACTCCTCGCCGGCGGCCTGACCACCGAGGCCATCCGCGACCTCCTGCCCTGCGCCCAGGGCGGCCCGGGCCTGATGCCCTGTGACCACTCCGCGCAGGTGCTCGGCGACCAGCTGTCCCGCGTGGACGAGCAGATGGCCGAACTGCGCCGCAAGCGGGAGGCGTTGATGTGCGTCACCGAGGCCATGGAGACCCGCCGCCGCCAGGACGAGGCGCTGGCCCTGGCGGCGCTCGGGCCGGCCTGA
- a CDS encoding D-alanyl-D-alanine carboxypeptidase family protein translates to MNQLHTPKASRNQDTGRERVAGVRGAASPEDFTMGFSMRSGSDAGPIGSSTGPIGSSTEARRGVAFLFDGHGGTFTSVPTITSHRPRPSARYSATRPRRTSRGPATLLAAGASLLLPLATAAPALAATASPTPTASASAAADGKGRTPKQPPARMSTVGGELLGKPGTQVRPGPGAPALPEELSGDSWLVADAESGDVLAAHNAHWKLPPASTLKMLFADTVLPKFPKTQQHKVKPTDLLGMGEGSSQVGMKEGLSYSVHDMWMGVFLRSGNDAVHVLSAMNGGVAQTVKDMQAHAEDLQALDTHVVTPDGYDAEGQVSSAYDLTLFARSGLQKADFREYCSTARTQFPDEERPGRTKEIANTNRLLTGAQGLPPYKGMAGVKNGSTTNAGNTFTGVAQHDGKKLLVTVMNPDIKEPNEVYKETQRLLDWGFEAAGHVKPVGVLVPPEGGTDKPGDGRGGARGSGSTQAAAASGGDGMWTAVGLTGGALAVLAVAGYVVHRRHPLPELVRRKDSKGSGDRG, encoded by the coding sequence ATGAACCAGCTCCACACCCCGAAGGCGAGCAGGAACCAGGACACGGGACGGGAGAGGGTCGCGGGGGTTCGGGGGGCTGCTTCCCCGGAAGACTTCACCATGGGTTTCAGTATGCGTTCGGGTTCGGACGCTGGTCCTATCGGGTCCTCGACTGGTCCTATCGGGTCCTCGACGGAGGCCCGCCGTGGGGTGGCGTTCTTGTTCGACGGACACGGAGGTACGTTCACCAGCGTGCCGACGATCACATCACACCGCCCGCGGCCCTCCGCGCGGTACTCCGCGACGCGACCCCGCCGCACCTCTCGCGGCCCGGCCACCCTGCTGGCGGCCGGTGCCTCGCTGCTGCTCCCGCTGGCCACCGCCGCTCCCGCGCTCGCCGCCACCGCCTCCCCCACGCCCACCGCGAGCGCGAGCGCGGCCGCCGACGGCAAGGGCAGGACGCCGAAGCAGCCGCCCGCCAGGATGTCCACCGTGGGCGGCGAGCTGCTCGGCAAGCCCGGCACCCAGGTACGGCCGGGCCCCGGCGCCCCGGCGCTGCCCGAGGAGCTGAGCGGCGACTCCTGGCTGGTGGCCGACGCCGAGTCCGGCGACGTGCTGGCCGCGCACAACGCGCACTGGAAGCTGCCGCCCGCCTCCACGTTGAAGATGCTCTTCGCCGACACGGTGCTGCCCAAGTTCCCCAAGACGCAACAGCACAAGGTGAAGCCCACCGACCTGCTGGGCATGGGCGAGGGCAGCAGCCAGGTCGGCATGAAGGAAGGCCTGAGCTACTCCGTCCACGACATGTGGATGGGCGTCTTCCTGCGCTCGGGCAACGACGCCGTGCACGTCCTGTCCGCGATGAACGGCGGCGTGGCACAGACCGTCAAGGACATGCAGGCGCACGCCGAGGACCTCCAGGCCCTGGACACCCACGTCGTCACCCCCGACGGCTACGACGCCGAGGGCCAGGTCTCCAGCGCGTACGACCTCACGCTCTTCGCCCGCTCCGGCCTGCAGAAGGCGGACTTCCGGGAGTACTGCTCGACGGCCCGGACGCAGTTCCCCGACGAGGAGCGGCCGGGGAGGACGAAGGAGATCGCCAACACCAACCGGCTGCTCACCGGCGCCCAGGGGCTGCCCCCCTACAAGGGCATGGCGGGCGTGAAGAACGGTTCCACCACCAACGCCGGCAACACCTTCACCGGCGTCGCCCAGCACGACGGCAAGAAGCTGCTCGTCACCGTCATGAACCCGGACATCAAGGAGCCCAACGAGGTCTACAAGGAGACCCAGCGGCTGCTGGACTGGGGCTTCGAGGCGGCCGGCCACGTGAAGCCGGTCGGTGTGCTCGTGCCGCCGGAGGGCGGGACGGACAAGCCCGGCGACGGCCGGGGCGGCGCCAGGGGCAGCGGCAGCACCCAGGCCGCGGCGGCGTCCGGCGGCGACGGGATGTGGACGGCGGTCGGCCTCACGGGCGGGGCGCTGGCGGTCCTGGCGGTGGCGGGGTACGTGGTGCACCGCCGTCATCCGCTGCCGGAGCTGGTGCGGCGCAAGGACTCGAAGGGCTCCGGCGACCGGGGCTGA
- a CDS encoding alpha/beta fold hydrolase, whose protein sequence is MAHIPTPLHTTVHGSGPGILLAHGAGGSIEGNFAPVIPALSERHTVVAPDYPGSGATPRATGPLTVDALSDGIVAAADAAGLETFTLVGYSLGTLVSVRTAARHPERVRGLVLTAGLAKPDNRADASLFLWQRLLAEGDLQAFARLTALSAFGEDFFNAVPEAEREAFYDALAQGVPAGAAEQAGAVRSGDTTADLAGIRVPTLVIATTKDTLVSPANSRYLVDHIPGAEYAEIETGHVPMAERPEEWQKLILDFLGRHGL, encoded by the coding sequence ATGGCACACATTCCCACGCCCCTGCACACCACCGTCCACGGCTCCGGCCCCGGCATCCTCCTCGCGCACGGCGCGGGCGGCAGCATCGAGGGCAACTTCGCGCCCGTCATCCCGGCGCTCTCCGAGCGGCACACCGTGGTGGCCCCCGACTATCCCGGCTCCGGCGCCACTCCGCGCGCCACCGGCCCCCTGACCGTGGACGCGCTGTCCGACGGCATCGTGGCGGCGGCCGACGCGGCCGGCCTGGAGACCTTCACGCTCGTCGGCTACTCGCTGGGCACGCTGGTGTCCGTACGGACGGCCGCCCGGCACCCGGAGCGGGTGCGCGGCCTGGTGCTGACGGCCGGTCTGGCCAAGCCGGACAACCGGGCCGACGCCTCGCTCTTCCTCTGGCAGAGGCTGCTCGCGGAGGGGGACCTCCAGGCGTTCGCCCGCCTCACCGCGCTGAGCGCGTTCGGCGAGGACTTCTTCAACGCCGTGCCGGAGGCCGAGCGCGAGGCGTTCTACGACGCCCTCGCCCAGGGCGTCCCGGCCGGGGCCGCCGAGCAGGCGGGCGCCGTCCGGTCCGGGGACACCACCGCCGACCTCGCCGGCATCCGCGTCCCCACCCTGGTCATCGCCACCACGAAGGACACCCTGGTCTCGCCCGCCAACTCCCGTTACCTGGTGGACCACATCCCCGGTGCGGAGTACGCCGAGATCGAGACGGGGCACGTGCCCATGGCCGAACGGCCCGAGGAGTGGCAGAAGCTGATCCTGGACTTCCTCGGGCGGCACGGGCTCTGA
- a CDS encoding succinate dehydrogenase iron-sulfur subunit — protein MATPTLEKAGTAAQDASPYITVTFRIRRFNPEVSAEATWQDFQVEIDPKERVLDGLHKIKWDLDGTLTFRRSCAHGICGSDAMRINGRNRLACKTLIKDINPEKPITIEAIKGLTVLKDLVVDMDPFFQAYRDVMPFLITKGNEPTRERLQSAEDRERFDDTTKCILCAACTSSCPVFWNDGQYFGPAAIVNAHRFIFDSRDEAGEQRLEILNDKDGVWRCRTTFNCTDACPRGIEVTKAIQEVKRALITRRF, from the coding sequence ATGGCTACCCCGACTCTCGAGAAGGCCGGGACGGCAGCGCAGGACGCCTCGCCGTACATCACGGTCACCTTCCGGATCCGCCGGTTCAACCCGGAGGTCTCCGCGGAGGCCACCTGGCAGGACTTCCAGGTGGAGATCGACCCGAAGGAGCGCGTGCTCGACGGTCTCCACAAGATCAAGTGGGACCTGGACGGCACGCTGACCTTCCGCCGCTCCTGCGCGCACGGCATCTGCGGCTCCGACGCCATGCGGATCAACGGCCGCAACCGGCTGGCGTGCAAGACGCTGATCAAGGACATCAACCCGGAGAAGCCCATCACGATCGAGGCCATCAAGGGCCTCACGGTCCTCAAGGACCTGGTCGTGGACATGGACCCCTTCTTCCAGGCGTACCGCGACGTCATGCCCTTCCTGATCACCAAGGGCAACGAGCCGACGCGTGAGCGGCTGCAGTCCGCCGAGGACCGCGAGCGCTTCGACGACACCACCAAGTGCATCCTGTGCGCCGCGTGCACGTCCTCGTGCCCGGTGTTCTGGAACGACGGCCAGTACTTCGGCCCGGCGGCGATCGTCAACGCGCACCGCTTCATCTTCGACTCGCGCGACGAGGCGGGCGAGCAGCGCCTGGAGATCCTCAACGACAAGGACGGCGTGTGGCGCTGCCGCACGACCTTCAACTGCACGGACGCCTGCCCGCGCGGCATCGAGGTCACGAAGGCGATCCAGGAGGTGAAGCGGGCGCTGATCACGCGCCGCTTCTGA
- a CDS encoding ABC transporter substrate-binding protein: MRGVRIRAGAGAVCVALLAVAAGGCRLVPGDDDDGRPVRVGTTDTVSALDPAGAYDAGSWALYGNVYQSLLTFAPGSSTPVPDAARSCTFKGEGLRTYTCTLRRGLRFANGHALTSRDVKFSFDRIARIKSPQGPGPVLETLESVAAPREDEVVFRLKVPDATFPFKIATGAGSIVDSDAYPADRLRKGDGVDGSGPYVLAAYRSGASAELEPNKRYAGAVKGSASKVTIRYFADSGRMSEAWRQRSVDVVGRQMPPADLADVSLTDSGVRVSETAAANMRSLVFNLRDGSPVKPLAVRQAAAAVIDRDALARDVHLRTVEPLYSLIPRGLTGHTTSFYDLYPQPDPGRARQILQRAGVAVPVRFGIAYSRGAATDQEAALLKEQLEATGLFEVTTRKVEWTAFQEGYARGAYDAYCVSWVADFPDPETFTSPLVGAESALHSGYESPRVEKLIRTAQEHYQRDRASGDFRNIQRIVAEDVPLVPLWQKKDYALSTSSISGAEYLSDGTGIWRLWRLHRI, from the coding sequence ATGCGTGGTGTCCGGATTCGGGCGGGGGCGGGTGCGGTGTGCGTGGCGCTGCTGGCGGTGGCGGCCGGGGGCTGCCGGCTGGTGCCGGGGGATGACGACGACGGGCGCCCGGTCCGGGTGGGCACGACCGACACGGTCAGCGCGCTCGACCCGGCCGGTGCCTACGACGCGGGTTCCTGGGCGCTCTACGGCAACGTCTACCAGTCCCTGTTGACCTTCGCCCCGGGCTCCAGCACCCCGGTGCCGGACGCGGCGCGCAGCTGCACGTTCAAGGGCGAGGGGTTACGCACGTACACGTGCACGCTGCGCCGGGGGCTGAGGTTCGCCAACGGGCACGCGCTGACGTCGAGGGACGTGAAGTTCTCCTTCGACCGCATCGCCCGCATCAAGTCGCCGCAGGGGCCGGGGCCGGTGCTGGAGACCCTGGAGTCGGTGGCGGCCCCGCGGGAGGACGAGGTCGTCTTCCGGCTGAAGGTCCCGGACGCGACGTTCCCGTTCAAGATAGCCACGGGCGCCGGCTCGATCGTCGACAGCGACGCCTATCCGGCGGACCGGCTGCGCAAGGGCGACGGCGTGGACGGCTCCGGTCCGTACGTGCTGGCCGCCTACCGGTCCGGCGCGAGCGCGGAGCTGGAGCCGAACAAGCGCTACGCCGGGGCGGTCAAGGGCTCCGCCAGCAAGGTGACGATCCGTTACTTCGCCGACTCGGGCCGGATGAGCGAGGCGTGGCGGCAGCGGTCGGTCGACGTGGTCGGCCGCCAGATGCCGCCCGCCGACCTGGCGGACGTCTCCCTCACGGACTCCGGTGTCCGCGTGAGCGAGACCGCCGCCGCCAACATGCGCAGCCTGGTCTTCAACCTGCGCGACGGCTCACCGGTCAAGCCTCTGGCCGTGCGGCAGGCGGCCGCCGCCGTCATCGACCGGGACGCGCTGGCCCGCGACGTGCACCTGCGGACGGTCGAGCCGCTGTACTCGCTCATCCCGCGGGGCCTGACGGGCCACACGACGTCGTTCTACGACCTGTACCCGCAGCCCGACCCCGGCCGCGCCCGGCAGATCCTCCAGCGCGCCGGCGTCGCCGTGCCGGTCCGCTTCGGCATCGCCTACTCGCGGGGCGCGGCCACGGACCAGGAGGCGGCGCTGCTGAAGGAGCAACTGGAGGCCACGGGGCTGTTCGAGGTGACCACGCGGAAGGTGGAGTGGACGGCGTTCCAGGAGGGGTACGCCCGGGGCGCCTACGACGCGTACTGCGTCTCCTGGGTGGCCGACTTCCCCGACCCGGAGACCTTCACCAGCCCGCTCGTGGGCGCGGAGAGCGCCCTGCACTCGGGCTACGAGAGCCCGCGCGTGGAGAAGCTGATCCGCACGGCGCAGGAGCACTACCAACGCGACCGGGCCTCCGGTGACTTCCGGAACATCCAGCGGATCGTCGCGGAGGACGTGCCGCTGGTGCCGCTGTGGCAGAAGAAGGACTACGCCCTGAGCACGTCGTCCATCTCGGGGGCCGAGTACCTCTCGGACGGCACCGGCATCTGGCGGCTGTGGCGGCTGCACCGGATCTGA
- a CDS encoding SCO4848 family membrane protein, which translates to MVKSSGEAAPRTPATLSRPVSWFLLAFGVWSWFIWITFVKNLWKDGSGLAFDDAGEPTGYFWVHLLLAVTSFLLGTAVGLIGLRGVRALRRTS; encoded by the coding sequence ATGGTGAAGTCTTCCGGGGAAGCAGCCCCCCGAACCCCCGCGACCCTCTCCCGTCCCGTGTCCTGGTTCCTGCTCGCCTTCGGGGTGTGGAGCTGGTTCATCTGGATCACTTTCGTCAAGAACCTGTGGAAGGACGGCAGCGGGCTCGCCTTCGACGACGCGGGCGAGCCCACCGGCTACTTCTGGGTCCATCTGCTGCTCGCGGTCACCTCGTTTCTTCTGGGGACGGCTGTCGGCCTGATCGGGTTGCGTGGCGTCAGGGCCCTGCGGCGCACGTCATAA
- a CDS encoding YihY/virulence factor BrkB family protein: MDWLTRLPVIGPVLRGPVTRLTRTHAWRSYETLDRVKWTRLAAAITFTSFVALFPLLTLGAAVAAALLSDQRTHELEDRLAEQVPGISASLDVRSFSENAGTVGLVAGALLLFTGVSWVGSLRECLRAVWEVEEAPGNPVLLKLKDAAVLLGLGAVVLLSAACSAFASAAVDWVADRTGLDGAGGLLTAVGFCIAVLADFLLMLYVLTRLPGVHPGRRRLAVGALLGAVGFEVLKLVLSGYLQGVAAKSMYGAFGTPIALLLWINFTAKLTLYCAAWTATGAKGGTPGRHSEEEPGPVSPGRRSPSSPCAAPAPAADDGGAPRTPPPPGPPAPRP; the protein is encoded by the coding sequence ATGGACTGGCTGACTCGACTGCCGGTGATCGGACCCGTGCTCCGCGGCCCGGTCACCCGCCTCACGCGCACGCACGCGTGGCGCTCGTACGAGACCCTCGACCGGGTGAAGTGGACCCGGCTGGCAGCCGCGATCACCTTCACGAGCTTCGTCGCGCTCTTCCCCCTGTTGACCCTCGGCGCCGCCGTGGCCGCGGCGCTGCTCAGCGACCAGCGGACCCATGAGCTGGAGGACCGGCTGGCCGAGCAGGTGCCCGGCATCTCCGCCAGCCTCGACGTGCGGTCCTTCTCGGAGAACGCGGGCACGGTCGGCCTCGTCGCCGGCGCGCTGCTGCTGTTCACCGGCGTCAGCTGGGTGGGCTCCCTGCGCGAGTGCCTGCGCGCGGTGTGGGAGGTGGAGGAGGCCCCCGGTAATCCGGTGCTCCTCAAGCTCAAGGACGCGGCGGTGCTGCTGGGCCTGGGCGCCGTGGTGCTGCTGTCCGCCGCCTGCTCGGCCTTCGCCTCGGCGGCGGTGGACTGGGTCGCGGACCGCACGGGGCTGGACGGGGCGGGCGGACTGCTCACGGCCGTCGGCTTCTGCATCGCCGTCCTGGCCGATTTCCTGCTGATGCTCTACGTCCTGACGCGCCTGCCCGGCGTCCACCCCGGCCGCCGCCGGCTGGCCGTCGGCGCCCTGCTCGGCGCGGTCGGCTTCGAGGTGCTCAAGCTGGTGCTGAGCGGCTATCTGCAAGGGGTCGCCGCCAAGAGCATGTACGGCGCCTTCGGCACGCCCATCGCGCTGCTGCTGTGGATCAACTTCACGGCCAAGCTGACGCTCTACTGTGCCGCCTGGACGGCCACCGGTGCGAAGGGCGGCACGCCCGGGCGGCACAGCGAGGAGGAGCCCGGCCCGGTCAGCCCCGGTCGCCGGAGCCCTTCGAGTCCTTGCGCCGCACCAGCTCCGGCAGCGGATGACGGCGGTGCACCACGTACCCCGCCACCGCCAGGACCGCCAGCGCCCCGCCCGTGA